From one Esox lucius isolate fEsoLuc1 chromosome 11, fEsoLuc1.pri, whole genome shotgun sequence genomic stretch:
- the slc9a3r1b gene encoding Na(+)/H(+) exchange regulatory cofactor NHE-RF1 isoform X1, which translates to MPSKREDHRPRLCVLEKGANGYGFHLHGEKGKTGQFIRLVEPDSPSEISGLRAGDRLVFVNGENVENESHQQVVSRIRATTGQLELIVVDQETEQLLKKHNMKCLKEYVSEGIPLPSNNESESVDVEENRTPCESPREGTPVPQNNGENHTHGEIHTQVEKKPSINSEKEVQRELRPRLCVIKKGSNGYGFNLHSEKARPGQYIRAVDEDSPAQRSGMLVKDKIVEINGMSVEGKSHSEVVAAIKACGEETSLLVVDPDTDAFFKRCRVAPTPEHITGSLPEPVVNGDMDKVNHGNGKLAKEVEQDCKPSISPSPSNASSNASLTTPSTITPPPEGNEPVIIEAIPALNLSLQQVKERAHQKRSNKRAPPMDWSKKNELFSNL; encoded by the exons ATGCCCAGCAAAAGAGAAGATCATCGGCCAAGACTCTGCGTGCTGGAGAAAGGGGCCAATGGCTATGGATTCCATCTCCATGGTGAGAAGGGTAAGACCGGGCAGTTCATAAGGCTTGTGGAGCCAGACAGTCCATCTGAAATTTCAGGGCTTCGCGCCGGGGACCGACTAGTGTTTGTGAACGGGGAGAACGTGGAGAACGAGAGCCATCAACAGGTTGTGTCCCGGATAAGAGCCACGACGGGCCAGCTTGAGCTTATTGTTGTCGACCAGGAGACTGAGCAATTGttgaaaaaacacaacatgaagTGTCTGAAAGAATATGTTTCTGAGGGCATTCCGTTACCCAGCAACAATGAGTCGGAAAGTGTAGATGTGGAGGAGAACAGGACGCCATGCGAGTCACCAAGAGAAGGCACACCCGTCCCGCAAAATAACGGAGAGAACCATACCCACGGCGAAATCCATACCCAGGTTGAGAAGAAGCCGAGCATCAACTCTGAGAAG GAGGTGCAGAGGGAGCTGAGGCCGCGTCTATGTGTGATCAAGAAGGGCTCAAATGGCTACGGCTTCAACCTGCACAGTGAGAAGGCCAGACCGGGTCAGTACATCCGGGCTGTCGACGAGGACTCTCCTGCCCAGAGGTCCGGCATGCTGGTTAAGGACAAGATTGTTGAG atAAATGGCATGTCAGTTGAGGGGAAGTCACACTCTGAGGTGGTGGCAGCCATCAAGGCTTGCGGTGAGGAGACCTCTCTGCTGGTGGTGGACCCAGACACAGATGCCTTCTTCAAGAGGTGTCGAGTTGCTCCTACCCCAGAACACATCACAG GATCTCTGCCTGAGCCAGTCGTCAACGGTGACATGGACAAG GTGAATCATGGAAATGGAAAACTGGCCAAAGAGGTAGAGCAGGACTGTAAGCCGTCAATCAGCCCATCTCCAAGCAACGCCTCTTCCAATGCCTCGCTCACAACTCCATCCACTATCACCCCGCCCCCAGAG GGGAATGAACCGGTGATCATAGAAGCCATCCCGGCTCTGAACCTGTCCCTGCAGCAGGTCAAGGAGCGAGCTCACCAGAAGCGCTCCAACAAAAGGGCTCCTCCCATGGACTGGAGCAAGAAAAATGAACTGTTCAGCAACCTATAG
- the slc9a3r1b gene encoding Na(+)/H(+) exchange regulatory cofactor NHE-RF1 isoform X2, whose translation MPSKREDHRPRLCVLEKGANGYGFHLHGEKGKTGQFIRLVEPDSPSEISGLRAGDRLVFVNGENVENESHQQVVSRIRATTGQLELIVVDQETEQLLKKHNMKCLKEYVSEGIPLPSNNESESVDVEENRTPCESPREGTPVPQNNGENHTHGEIHTQVEKKPSINSEKINGMSVEGKSHSEVVAAIKACGEETSLLVVDPDTDAFFKRCRVAPTPEHITGSLPEPVVNGDMDKVNHGNGKLAKEVEQDCKPSISPSPSNASSNASLTTPSTITPPPEGNEPVIIEAIPALNLSLQQVKERAHQKRSNKRAPPMDWSKKNELFSNL comes from the exons ATGCCCAGCAAAAGAGAAGATCATCGGCCAAGACTCTGCGTGCTGGAGAAAGGGGCCAATGGCTATGGATTCCATCTCCATGGTGAGAAGGGTAAGACCGGGCAGTTCATAAGGCTTGTGGAGCCAGACAGTCCATCTGAAATTTCAGGGCTTCGCGCCGGGGACCGACTAGTGTTTGTGAACGGGGAGAACGTGGAGAACGAGAGCCATCAACAGGTTGTGTCCCGGATAAGAGCCACGACGGGCCAGCTTGAGCTTATTGTTGTCGACCAGGAGACTGAGCAATTGttgaaaaaacacaacatgaagTGTCTGAAAGAATATGTTTCTGAGGGCATTCCGTTACCCAGCAACAATGAGTCGGAAAGTGTAGATGTGGAGGAGAACAGGACGCCATGCGAGTCACCAAGAGAAGGCACACCCGTCCCGCAAAATAACGGAGAGAACCATACCCACGGCGAAATCCATACCCAGGTTGAGAAGAAGCCGAGCATCAACTCTGAGAAG atAAATGGCATGTCAGTTGAGGGGAAGTCACACTCTGAGGTGGTGGCAGCCATCAAGGCTTGCGGTGAGGAGACCTCTCTGCTGGTGGTGGACCCAGACACAGATGCCTTCTTCAAGAGGTGTCGAGTTGCTCCTACCCCAGAACACATCACAG GATCTCTGCCTGAGCCAGTCGTCAACGGTGACATGGACAAG GTGAATCATGGAAATGGAAAACTGGCCAAAGAGGTAGAGCAGGACTGTAAGCCGTCAATCAGCCCATCTCCAAGCAACGCCTCTTCCAATGCCTCGCTCACAACTCCATCCACTATCACCCCGCCCCCAGAG GGGAATGAACCGGTGATCATAGAAGCCATCCCGGCTCTGAACCTGTCCCTGCAGCAGGTCAAGGAGCGAGCTCACCAGAAGCGCTCCAACAAAAGGGCTCCTCCCATGGACTGGAGCAAGAAAAATGAACTGTTCAGCAACCTATAG